Below is a window of Syntrophomonas wolfei subsp. wolfei str. Goettingen G311 DNA.
GGTAGCAATTATCGCTGCTGTCATATGCCTCTTAACTGGCTACTTGCTGCCTGGATCCATGAAGAACCTGTCTAACATTATTATTGCTACCTTAATCGGGGCCAGTTTGGGGATGTTGATTGATGAGCGCAACTAGCATTTACTTAATGATAATCGGGGTTTCCCTGGTCAGTCTTTTACCTCGTATATTGCCCGTAGCCATATTATCACGCTTTGAATTTCCTGAAGCATTAAAGAAATGGTTATCTTTTGTCGCTCCGGCGGTTCTGGGAGCATTGACTGCCTTGAGCATAATCGCCCCCCGGGGTAGTATAGATATTAGTACCGGAAATATTTACTTATGGGCTTTTATACCTACATTTTTGGTAGCTATAAAAAGCAGAAGCCTGTTCTTCACCCTGGTCACCGGTATTTTAAGCATGGCAGTTTTATATAATTATTTTAGTATATGAAGTAAAGCATAAACGATAAGAATATCTTATCGAAGGAGGAGTCAAATAATGAATGCAGTTATAAGCA
It encodes the following:
- a CDS encoding AzlD domain-containing protein, which produces MSATSIYLMIIGVSLVSLLPRILPVAILSRFEFPEALKKWLSFVAPAVLGALTALSIIAPRGSIDISTGNIYLWAFIPTFLVAIKSRSLFFTLVTGILSMAVLYNYFSI